Part of the Bacteroidia bacterium genome, GCCCTTGTGGGCGGAACGCCCACAAGGGCGCGCCTTACAAGACCACATCCCATCCTCTGCACGGAAGCAACCTCCAATCCCCTCTACACTTTATACCTTAAATCCCGAAAACCTATCCCTCTGTATCTTGTGTAGAGTTTTAGCTTGTAAGTACTTGTACTTCAAGCTTAAACAAGGTAAAGACATAACTACACAGGTCATCTGCGTGAGGGGCATGAAGCATGCCCGTAAGGGCAGTGCGAAGCGCAGCGAAGCACCGAAGCGAAAGCGTAGTGCGGAATGCCCCGACCCTTGCGTCAGCAAGGGGCACGCCCAAAAAGAAATTATTCCTTAAATTATACCATACATTTATGCCATATTTTCTAGTTCGTGTAGCAATTCTCTATAACCTCCGTTTAGAATAGGAAAGCGACACCAAGTACGCGGGTCAAGATTTTCATCGTCTAAATGAAAAGAAGGTGCATAACGCTCTCTTTTCCATTGATTCTGACACCATAGAGTAAAAAACTTCTTAATATATGCTTTCAGGACAGCATCGGTAACTTCAACTGTACCTTTGAGAGTATTAAACACTTCCACAGGTGATTTGTAATCTCTAATCGCACATTTTTCTATTTTGTCTAATATGGCGTAAGGCATTAAGTCGCCTTCGGCGGTTTGCCCTGCATCTTTGGGGCGAAGTTCAGGTCCAGGTTTTAGGTCAATTACGTATTTAAGTACTTCTATATTGAGTTCTTTATACGCCCAACGTAACCAAGCTAACAAGCTTGCTTTGTCTATACCTGCCAACGGGGCTAAGCCGCCACAGGTATCTCCATCCATAGTACAGTAGCCTACGGCGGCTTCACTTCGGTTAGAGGTAGTGATTAGCAAAGCTTTTTTAGCGTTTGCGACCATCCAAATACCTGGGGCACGTACGCGAGCTTGAATATTCTGCAATGTAAGGTCATCTTTTTCCCATGTAAGCTTACGCTGTAAGCTGTTCTCAATCATTTCTGTATACTTTTCTGTGAATTCTTGTATGTCCCAGCAGTAAAACGTAGCTCCTAAGTGTTGAGCTAAAGTTTTAGCACTTAGCAAAGTTGCTTCGCTGCTGTTGGAAGTCCGTTGATATACGCAGGTCAAAAGTTGAGCGACAATAGGTTGCTCATAATCTATGTTAAGGTAGCTTAGTTTTTTCTTAAAACCTTCTATCCCTAGCTCTTTTATAGCTTCCTGAATAGCACTGGCACATAGCACCGCAGAAGCCGATGAGTCTGCTCCCCCTGATAAGGAAAGCACAAAACCTTGGCTGCGGCTTTTACGCATGTAATCAAATAACCCTAAGCACTCTGCTTTGTAAAATTCTAATTCTTTGCTTTCAAAAGGTTCTATGTCAATGTTGTGCTGTGCTTTGGGGTCTGCTTCAATGATTTTCTCTGTGCTGACTACTATGCGCTGCGGAATTTCTGCCTTAAAATTGAAAGATTTCTTTTTCCACCTACGAATGG contains:
- the nadE gene encoding NAD(+) synthase, yielding MKYIKVAGASVNQTPMDWQGNQERIVQAILQARQEQVGILCLPELAISGYGCEDMFFSDYVPEYSLKTLLNILPYCENIVVSVGLPLVYENMVFNTVALIQNQKILGFVAKQELAGDGIHYEPRWFKKWTDNLVVKYEIEGQSYPLGDLIFEIDGVRIGFEICEDAWNGVRPAQNHYLNNVDIILNPSASHFAFGKTKVRETLVRETSRSYACAYVYSNLLGNEAGRVIYDGEILIAQGGNLLARHKRFSFQDYQVHSAVIDVHAIRRWKKKSFNFKAEIPQRIVVSTEKIIEADPKAQHNIDIEPFESKELEFYKAECLGLFDYMRKSRSQGFVLSLSGGADSSASAVLCASAIQEAIKELGIEGFKKKLSYLNIDYEQPIVAQLLTCVYQRTSNSSEATLLSAKTLAQHLGATFYCWDIQEFTEKYTEMIENSLQRKLTWEKDDLTLQNIQARVRAPGIWMVANAKKALLITTSNRSEAAVGYCTMDGDTCGGLAPLAGIDKASLLAWLRWAYKELNIEVLKYVIDLKPGPELRPKDAGQTAEGDLMPYAILDKIEKCAIRDYKSPVEVFNTLKGTVEVTDAVLKAYIKKFFTLWCQNQWKRERYAPSFHLDDENLDPRTWCRFPILNGGYRELLHELENMA